In Miscanthus floridulus cultivar M001 chromosome 5, ASM1932011v1, whole genome shotgun sequence, one genomic interval encodes:
- the LOC136450328 gene encoding uncharacterized protein, with translation MNLEIVGRHALLFDDDATAEVVNSGGSLVPWAAVGAADLLLDRHDVRHLLDRVPPRPRRAYSVALLSAPSPDGISETELDRERYLDLPAGDGEYEGSGDAPPSGNGTDTEQADYNAVPFSYGYPAGSDEPSSSDLCYRPSFYVPESLLNKLPPSEKAHQIIARTALFVSEHGGQSEIVLRVKQGDNPTFGFLMPDHHLHSYFRYLVDHPQLLKDGADAVDTDKRNTESEHASSGGALSLLGTAYDSEDEDEGTLPRSSEGMNPGNSMTPDVQGHVKSASIMPDKKELGKDQNAAAPAVKSKTILTKKNPIITGNSIVAVQREKVNDTITVSTTSKSHTNSGLSETKEMILEPPSFMKRTMEKIIEFILTNGKEFEEKLIEQDRTTGRFPFLLSSNPYHSYYLKFLQETEESKSHGRSPDHKDRRGCSDWRGRRSPESDRERVDRSSRERGDRRCSMERKDSSYGMVSSASDRSSAGPSEKQLYDKQGKGRFHPVCGVKKGPTRKVTADEAAAIVMAATRGLGAANDSLNTMKGTKDNVRTHVSNDPSSSFGSFSCLQDQDALSKHISNSEADASLTSSGQPQKEGFGIIDDDWIANTIAKAAAAAAAASKEADSSEASMTKEQKLKAERLRRAKMFAAIIKSGDNKMNDLAAASDPTSEAAKAIPDTNVSGLDLQSVAKEREGSSAPFEHEGPNLTKHNKDSDDEQNRVRKYRKKHQESDEEGDESGDSYKHSRKRHRPEHSRGRSMDVHKHKLKRHSKDRESRHHRHHYNSSEDEQEQERRSSKSRHGHRDDHRYSDEEEHRRSHKHRRRERHSSSKRKFEEDRDQSEQSQGRLEVSPSRSGAKFESDKLPDDTAQSTQGTTEVPSELRAKIRAMLLERL, from the exons ATGAATCTGGAGATCGTTGGGCGGCACGCCTTACTGTTCGACGACGACGCGACGGCGGAGGTCGTCAACTCCGGCGGCTCCCTTGTCCCCTGGGCGGCCGTCGGCGCGGCAGACCTCCTCCTCGACCGCCACGACGTGCGCCACCTGCTTGACCGCGTGCCCCCTCGCCCGCGCCGCGCCTACTCAGTGGCCCTCCTCTCCGCGCCCTCCCCCGACGGCATCTCTGAGACCGAGCTCGATCGCGAGCGCTACCTGGACCTCCCGGCTGGTGACGGCGAATACGAGGGTTCTGGAGATGCGCCCCCCTCAG GAAATGGGACAGATACTGAACAAGCTGATTATAATGCTGTTCCTTTCTCATATGGATATCCTGCTGGTTCAGATGAACCAAGTTCTTCGGACTTGTGTTATCGCCCATCATTTTAtgtgccagaaagcttgttgaatAAGCTG CCTCCTTCTGAGAAGGCGCATCAGATAATTGCAAGAACAGCTTTATTTGTCAGCGAGCACGGGGGACAGTCAGAGATTGTATTGAGGGTGAAACAAGGAGATAATCCAACATTTGGATTCTTGATGCCTGATCATCATCTCCACAGCTACTTCCGCTACCTTGTTGATCATCCTCAACTGCTGAAAGATGGTGCTGATGCTGTTGACACGGATAAACGTAATACTGAGAGTGAGCATGCTTCATCTGGCGGTGCTTTATCATTGCTTGGGACCGCATATGACTCAGAAGATGAGGATGAAGGCACACTGCCACGTAGTTCGGAAGGCATGAATCCTGGAAATAGCATGACCCCTGATGTGCAGGGCCATGTAAAATCTGCATCAATTATGCCTGACAAAAAAGAACTAGGCAAAGATCAGAATGCTGCCGCTCCTGCAGTTAAGAGTAAAACAATATTGACAAAGAAGAATCCGATTATTACTGGCAACAGCATTGTTGCTGTTCAGCGTGAAAAGGTTAATGACACAATTACAGTATCAACTACATCCAAATCACATACCAATTCAGGCTTATCTGAAACAAAAGAAATGATCCTCGAACCACCATCTTTCATGAAACGCACCATGGAGAAAATAATTGAGTTTATTCTGACGAACGGGAAGGAGTTCGAAGAAAAACTGATTGAGCAAGACAGAACAACTGGGAGGTTTCCATTTCTTCTGTCTTCTAATCCATACCACTCGTATTATCTAAAGTTTCTCCAGGAAACTGAAGAG TCCAAGTCACACGGTAGAAGTCCTGATCACAAGGACAGAAGAGGTTGTTCTGACTGGAGGGGCAGAAGAAGTCCTGAGAGCGATCGTGAGCGCGTTGACAGAAGCTCTCGTGAGCGCGGCGACCGAAGATGCTCAATGGAGCGCAAAGACAGCAGTTATGGCATGGTATCCAGTGCTTCTGATAGAAGCTCAGCTGGACCATCGGAGAAGCAGCTGTATGACAAACAAGGGAAGGGTAGATTCCATCCTGTTTGTGGGGTCAAGAAGGGACCTACTCGGAAAGTCACTGCAGATGAAGCTGCTGCTATAGTAATGGCGGCTACTCGTGGACTGGGTGCTGCAAATGACTCACTTAACACCATGAAAGGAACCAAGGACAATGTTCGCACCCATGTTAGTAATGATCCTTCTTCCAGCTTTGGAAGTTTCTCATGTTTACAGGACCAAGATGCACTGTCCAAACATATTTCAAATAGTGAGGCTGATGCTTCACTTACAAGTAGTGGACAGCCCCAAAAGGAAGGTTTTGGAATTATTGATGATGATTGGATTGCAAACACTATTGcaaaagctgctgctgctgctgctgcagcctcCAAAGAGGCAGATTCTTCGGAAGCTTCCATGACAAAGGAACAGAAGCTGAAAGCTGAGAGGCTTCGCCGTGCGAAGATGTTTGCTGCAATCATTAAGAGTGGAGACAACAAGATGAATGATTTAGCTGCAGCATCGGATCCAACCAGTGAAGCTGCCAAGGCAATTCCTGATACGAATGTCTCTGGACTTGATCTGCAATCTGTGGCTAAGGAACGTGAAGGTAGCTCTGCTCCGTTTGAACATGAGGGGCCAAACTTGACAAAGCATAATAAAGACTCTGATGATGAACAGAACAGAGTGCGGAAGTATAGAAAGAAACATCAAGAATCTGACGAGGAAGGAGATGAATCAGGGGATAGCTATAAGCACTCGAGGAAGAGGCATCGCCCAGAGCATTCAAGAGGCCGGAGTATGGATGTTCATAAACATAAGCTCAAGAGACACTCCAAGGACAGGGAATCCAGACATCACAGACACCATTATAACTCTTCGGAAgatgagcaggagcaggagcgtcGGAGTTCGAAGTCAAGGCATGGGCATAGAGATGATCACCGCTACTCTGACGAGGAGGAACACAGGAGGTCACATAAGCATCGGAGGAGGGAGCGTCACTCCAGTTCTAAAAGGAAGTTCGAGGAAGACCGAGACCAGAGTGAACAGTCTCAAGGTCGCTTAGAAGTGTCCCCGTCTAGATCAGGTGCCAAGTTTGAATCAGACAAGCTGCCTGATGACACTGCACAATCAACTCAGGGAACAACTGAAGTGCCCAGTGAATTGAGAGCAAAAATCAGAGCGATGTTGCTCGAGAGACTGTAA
- the LOC136452772 gene encoding zinc finger BED domain-containing protein RICESLEEPER 2-like, with the protein MLEPTAMEVPIAGSVSNAVMPAPVVHNPRARKLRSAVWQDFTKERRADGNCVAVCNHCKKQLTATSRSGTTHLRNHLAICNTTSTRRGGKRRKLVVRRILHNKPSMDGRSGEGRASGEDNGNEGTHFDQELSRRDLVHMIVQHGYRFSIVDDVGFQKFVKNLQPQFRMVSCDTVRADSMEIYAGEKLKLHDVLFKIPCRVSISVDMWRSNTQMEYMCLTCHYIDHANDEWKVRKKIINFVHMEAAFTLDQMANLIVEKLQSWGIDRKVAAVVLDNCNGGEIVARELLRVLQPRRLLLNGDLFQVRSCAHILNLTVQESWEHASDITNRVRKMINYVKFERFQKFQDISKVLHMDQKLLVVDSPDNWPSTYLMFESACYYHDVFVRLTEQEGHYDVFLSANDWADVKALTEILDVVYHAMEKFPVENPTANLYFNEMCEIHVLLKTWSKSPSTVVAKVADQMLSKFEGYWDLTRPVMAFASILDPRYKMKSLEYFFRLIYSDEQFTAKAMIDVIQNTFHNLYNDYKHQSSDSWKNPSVLCYSRNSSSCMGSMYSNGDDSKTFSRITLSDARRGLDQYIEETSSGQSLKSDLEMYLEEAVYRQKEGNQDNFDILGWWKSFAAKYPVLSQMARDILAIPVSIIPLDSEARTLNEYLSTMDPSTVQGLVCAQDWLREDPEVVAGSGDHGDDGAPRGDELIVVPK; encoded by the exons ATGCTGGAGCCAACGGCAATGGAGGTGCCCATTGCTGGCTCAGTGAGCAATGCAGTGATGCCTGCGCCTGTGGTTCACAATCCACGGGCACGCAAGCTGCGGTCTGCTGTTTGGCAGGACTTCACGAAGGAGCGTCGTGCCGATGGTAACTGTGTGGCTGTCTGTAACCACTGCAAGAAGCAGCTCACGGCAACTAGCCGGTCAGGCACAACGCACCTCCGCAACCACCTCGCAATCTGCAACACCACCTCCACACGGCGTGGTGGTAAGCGCCGGAAGCTTGTTGTACGCCGTATTCTCCACAACAAACCCTCCATGGATGGGCGCTCGGGTGAGGGACGCGCGTCAGGCGAGGACAATGGTAATGAGGGAACACACTTCGATCAAGAACTCAGCCGCCGAGACCTTGTGCACATGATTGTCCAGCATGGCTACCGGTTTTCGATTGTGGATGATGTGGGCTTCCAGAAGTTTGTCAAGAACCTCCAGCCTCAGTTTAGGATGGTATCATGTGACACAGTGAGGGCTGATAGCATGGAAATATATGCAGGTGAGAAACTTAAGCTACATGATGTGCTCTTTAAGATCCCCTGCCGGGTTAGCATATCAGTTGACATGTGGCGGTCAAATACACAGATGGAATACATGTGCTTGACTTGCCACTACATTGACCATGCTAATGATGAGTGGAAAGTTAGGAAAAAAATTATCAACTTTGTGCATATGGAGGCAGCTTTTACACTTGATCAGATGGCTAATCTCATTGTAGAGAAGTTGCAGAGTTGGGGTATTGACAGAAAGGTAGCTGCTGTTGTGCTAGATAACTGCAACGGTGGTGAAATTGTTGCTAGAGAGCTTCTTAGAGTTTTGCAGCCTCGGAGGCTTCTATTGAATGGGGATTTGTTCCAAGTACGCTCTTGTGCACATATTCTAAATCTCACTGTCCAAGAAAGCTGGGAACATGCATCTGATATAACTAATAGAGTTCGCAAGATGATTAACTATGTCAAGTTTGAAAGATTCCAAAAGTTTCAGGATATTTCAAAGGTACTGCATATGGATCAAAAGCTGCTAGTTGTTGATTCTCCTGATAACTGGCCGTCTACTTACTTAATGTTTGAGTCTGCGTGCTACTATCATGATGTGTTTGTGCGCCTGACAGAACAGGAAGGGCATTATGATGTTTTTCTGTCTGCTAATGACTGGGCTGATGTGAAAGCCCTCACTGAAATACTGGACGTAGTCTATCATGCTATGGAGAAGTTTCCTGTGGAAAACCCAACTGCAAACCTCTATTTTAATGAGATGTGTGAGATCCACGTGCTTTTGAAAACCTGGAGCAAGAGTCCATCTACTGTTGTTGCCAAAGTTGCTGACCAGATGCTTTCTAAATTTGAGGGCTACTGGGATCTCACTAGGCCTGTAATGGCATTTGCATCTATTCTTGATCCTCGTTACAAGATGAAGTCCCTCGAATATTTTTTTCGGCTCATTTATTCTGATGAGCAATTTACAGCAAAGGCAATGATAGATGTCATCCAGAATACCTTTCACAATCTGTATAATGATTATAAACATCAATCATCAGATTCATGGAAGAATCCATCTGTTCTCTGTTACTCTAGAAACAGTAGTTCTTGCATGGGCTCTATGTACAGCAATGGGGATGATTCTAAGACCTTCTCACGTATCACATTATCTGATGCTCGACGGGGACTTGATCAGTATATAGAAGAGACCTCATCAGGACAATCCTTGAAGTCCGACTTGGAGATGTACCTTGAGGAAGCAGTTTATCGTCAAAAAGAAGGAAATCAGGATAATTTTGACATTCTGGGATGGTGGAAGTCCTTTGCAGCCAAGTATCCTGTACTTTCACAAATGGCTCGTGATATTTTAGCTATCCCTGTATCTATCATCCCTTTGGACAGTGAAGCCCGTACACTTAATGAGTATCTCAGTACTATGGACCCTTCAACGGTGCAGGGATTGGTGTGTGCACAAGATTGGTTACGGGAAGACCCAGAAG TTGTTGCTGGTTCAGGTGATCATGGAGATGATGGAGCACCGCGTGGTGACGAACTTATTGTGGTGCCAAAATAG
- the LOC136455007 gene encoding scarecrow-like protein 14: MEEANRFLPGADGYKADCRGRKKRLDVDGDDKQVEGRSSKQMAADGEDSEEAAAREMLDKLMLNGDDEPILADDMQELRAAMDMAKTPPGRPAGTREDPDQQQQAVDLHSMLIRCADAVADNDRRRAADLLQRIRHHSSPSGNATQRLAHCFAKGLQVRLNGTENLHYRASSLMPKSASSSSGVQIKAMQFFMATCCFLPVNILFSNKSIYKAAAGRKKLHIVQYGLDHGLQWATLLRWLACREGGPPEVRLTSIDVPQPGFRPARLIEEAGRRLTACARQLGVPFRFRGIAAKSEAVHAGDLDIDPDEVLAVSSLFHFMTLTDEDTMATDDGEAGTDPIGAVLGAIREMKPSVFVHAVLNASYSTAFSATRTPSCST; this comes from the exons ATGGAAGAGGCCAACAGATTCTTGCCCGGCGCCGACGGCTACAAGGCGGATTGTAGGGGCAGGAAGAAGAGGCTTGATGTTGACGGAGATGACAAGCAGGTAGAGGGCAGGAGCAGCAAGCAAATGGCAGCTGACGGTGAGGACTCGGAGGAAGCCGCCGCGCGAGAGATGCTAGACAAGCTGATGCTCAACGGCGACGACGAACCAATTCTCGCCGACGACATGCAGGAGCTGCGCGCTGCCATGGACATGGCGAAGACACCACCGGGGAGGCCGGCCGGCACCAGGGAGGATCCGgatcagcagcagcaggcggtGGACCTCCACTCCATGCTCATCCGCTGCGCCGACGCCGTGGCCGACAACGACCGCCGCAGAGCGGCCGATCTTCTGCAGCGGATTAGGCACCACTCTTCGCCGAGCGGGAACGCCACGCAGCGGCTGGCACACTGCTTCGCCAAGGGGCTGCAGGTGCGGCTCAACGGCACGGAGAACCTACACTATCGGGCGTCGTCGTTAATGCCGAAAAGCGCCTCCTCCTCATCGGGTGTCCAGATCAAAGCGATGCAGTTCTTCATGGCCACGTGCTGCTTCCTCCCGGTGAACATCCTCTTCTCCAACAAGTCCATCTACAAAGCTGCCGCTGGGAGGAAGAAGCTGCACATCGTGCAGTATGGTCTGGACCATGGGCTCCAGTGGGCAACCCTGCTCCGGTGGCTCGCGTGTAGGGAGGGCGGGCCACCGGAGGTGCGGCTCACCAGCATCGACGTCCCACAGCCCGGGTTCCGTCCAGCGCGGCTCATCGAGGAGGCGGGGCGCCGGCTCACCGCCTGCGCGCGCCAGCTCGGCGTGCCGTTCAGGTTCCGTGGCATCGCGGCGAAATCGGAAGCGGTCCACGCGGGCGACCTGGACATCGATCCCGACGAGGTGCTCGCCGTCAGCAGCCTGTTCCATTTCATGACGCTGACGGACGAGGACACGATGGCTACTGACGACGGCGAGGCAGGCACAGACCCCATCGGCGCGGTGCTCGGCGCCATCAGAGAGATGAAGCCGTCCGTGTTCGTCCACGCGGTCCTCAACGCGTCGTACAGCACCGCGTTCTCCGCGACGCGGACACCATCTTGCT CCACTTAA